A region from the Rosa rugosa chromosome 6, drRosRugo1.1, whole genome shotgun sequence genome encodes:
- the LOC133717510 gene encoding protein IQ-DOMAIN 11, translated as MAKKSWFSIVKRFFVSDTQTKQNNKEKRRRWIFGRLKIKRLPSITAPAPPSPLKERTLNEAEEEQSKHALNVAIASTAAAEAAVAAAHAAAEVVWLTGLKARNEATELEHQCEKETQELAAVKIQTAFRGYLARKALRALRGIVKLQAIIRGQGVRRQAMTTLKCLQSIINIQSHVCARRFQTKEGDTYNYDEYNDQFQNLRDKIIRMDSNSQRRWDDRLVSKEEAEALFMSKKEAMLKRERIKEYWYSHRKSAESERKKVNGRWRYWLDQWVDTQISKSKELEDLDTVLASNRKEEFGGGKQVRLRNLQRQNSHLINEGMDSPRKSSLHHRKQCSLGDENSFTRSPIVPTYMAATKSAKLKARSLSSPKSRPWSLDTCSESYSPCKNNNISLISSINSEVPLSSRRIGKSGGIQQRSPSMKGLPSPVKSSQTMKDRSINSVCSVSYWDRQSTYR; from the exons ATGGCAAAGAAGAGCTGGTTCAGTATAGTTAAAAGGTTCTTTGTTTCAGACACACAGACAAAGCAAAATAAT aaggagaagagaagaagatggatTTTCGGAAGGCTTAAGATTAAAAGGTTACCCTCAATAACAGCAccagcaccaccatcaccaTTAAAGGAAAGGACACTCAATGAGGCAGAGGAAGAACAAAGCAAGCATGCTCTGAATGTGGCCATTGCGAGCACTGCTGCTGCTGAAGCTGCTGTTGCAGCTGCTCATGCTGCTGCTGAGGTCGTGTGGCTCACTGGTCTTAAAGCTCGAAATGAGGCCACTGAATTGGAACATCAATGTGAGAAGGAAACACAAGAACTTGCTGCTGTTAAAATTCAAACCGCCTTCCGCGGTTACCTT GCAAGGAAAGCTTTGAGGGCACTAAGGGGAATAGTGAAGCTCCAAGCTATTATTCGAGGACAAGGTGTGAGACGACAAGCAATGACTACACTCAAGTGCTTGCAGTCTATAATAAACATCCAATCGCACGTATGTGCCAGGAGATTCCAAACCAAAGAAGGAGATACTTATAACTATGATGAATATAATGATCAGTTCCAAAATTTGAGGGACAAGATAATAAGG ATGGACTCAAACAGCCAAAGAAGGTGGGATGACAGACTTGTTTCAAAGGAAGAGGCAGAGGCCTTGTTTATGAGCAAGAAAGAGGCTATGCTTAAGAGAGAAAGAATAAAGGAATATTGGTATAGCCATAGG aaATCAGCAgaatcagaaagaaaaaaggtaAATGGAAGATGGAGATACTGGTTGGACCAATGGGTTGATACCCAAATTTCTAAAAGCAAAGAACTTGAAGACTTGGACACAGTTTTGGCTTCGAATAGAAAAGAGGAGTTTGGAGGTGGAAAACAAGTTAGGCTTAGAAACCTGCAAAGACAGAATAGTCATCTGATTAATGAAGGAATGGATTCTCCAAGAAAGTCATCCTTACACCACAGGAAGCAGTGTTCATTGGGAGATGAAAATTCCTTTACAAGATCTCCTATTGTTCCTACTTACATGGCCGCAACAAAATCTGCTAAATTGAAAGCGAGGTCTTTAAGCTCCCCTAAATCAAGGCCATGGAGTTTGGATACTTGCTCTGAGAGCTATTCACCATGCAAGAACAACAACATCTCTCTTATATCTTCCATCAACAGTGAAGTGCCACTAAGTTCCAGAAGGATTGGCAAGTCCGGTGGTATCCAGCAACGATCTCCGAGCATGAAGGGCCTTCCAAGTCCAGTCAAATCTAGCCAGACGATGAAGGATCGTAGCATTAATTCAGTGTGTTCTGTATCATATTGGGATAGACAGAGTACTTACAGATGA